CCCTTCCGTCTTCGGTGCTGTGGGGGAGTACGTCCAGCGGCGCCCGAACGGAGAGGTGAGCGGGGCCGGCAGTCACCGCCTGTGCCTTGTACTCGGCGACCAGTCGTCGCAGCATTCGGGCAAGGTCGCGCAGGTACTGGTAGGCGCCGAAGACGAGGACGCTGTCCCGTGGAGCGGCTGCGAGGAGCTGGTCAACCTCCCATCGGCAAGCGCGTGTCGCGGTGGTCTGCTCGCGGCCGAGAGTCTTTTCGGCGAAGAGGCTGATTCGCCCGCGCAGCTTGGCCGTCCACTCGTCGATCTCTTGGCGAGTGGTGGTGCCGAGGCGGAGCTTGAGGGCGTCATCGGCTGCTTGGTCCGCGGTTTCGACGTCCAGGGGGAGGTCGGTTGTGCTGGGACCAGCGGCGGCGTTCGCGGCCGGTCCCAACGGCCGACTTGTCGTGGTATCCGTCATGGGGGCGGGCTCCTGGCGCTGGGGTATCGGGGGGTGGGCACGCACGGGGGCGTTCCGCGCGCTGTCGGTTGCTCGGTGCGCTCTATGGGCAACTGCTAGTAATCGTGGCAGCGGAGCCGATACCGTGGAAGTGCTGCAGCGGTTTTCTGCGAGCGACTTTCTGCGTGAAGTCCTGTGCTGTAGCAGCCTGTTCGCGTTCCCGGGTGGAGTCTTCTGCTGCGACGCAGAACGCTCCTTGCGGCAGCGGGACATTCTCCGTCACACTGGGTAACACGCGCTGGGAGGCAGAAGATGATCACGGATGCAGAGTCGGCGACGCCCGCCCTCTGCCGTCTGCAGTTAGGGCGCGAGCTCCGTCAACTCCGGCAGGAAGCGGAGCTGACATCTACTCAGGTAGTACGCAAGTTGCTGTGCAGCCCGTCGAAACTGACACGGTTGGAGATGGGCGAAAACGCGGTCGTGGAAACGGCTGATGTGATGGCGCTCTGCGAGATCTACCAGGCGGCCCCGGAGAAGCGTGCCCTGCTGCTCGGGTACGCCGCGGTGACCAAGACGAAGAAGGACTGGTGGCAGTCGCCTGAGTATCGGCCTGCCATCGCACCGAGTTTCAAGGCGTACCTGGGGCTGGAGGCAACGGCTCAGGCACTGCACAACTACGAGGGCGAGTTCGTGCCGGGCCTGCTCCAGACCGAGGACTACGTCCGCGCCATCCATCAGCGTGCGCACGAAGGGTTGTCGCACGACGAGATCGACCGGCTTGTCGCGGTGAGGATGACGAGGCAGGAGGCACTGCATCGGGAGTCAGCGCCGTTGAAATTTGCGGCGATCATCAACGAGGCGGTTCTGTACCGTCAGGTTGGCGGGGCAGCGGTCATGCGTGCTCAGGTAAGGCACATGGCGGAGCTGGCCACACATCCGGCGGTTCGGGTGCAGGTCGTCCCTTACAAGACCGGCGCCCACGCCGGGATGAACGGCGCCTTCACGTTGCTCCGATTCGACGACGCGCAATCGATCGTCTACCTGGAGAACCTTGGCGGTGCGTCGGTCACGCGCAGGCGTGCGGACGTGACCCTGTATGAGGAGGCGTTCACGGACCTCCAGATTCTTGCCGTGGGCCCACAAGAGTCACTCGGCATGATCAGAGAAGCGATCAAGGAGCATTGATTTACATGACCACTCATGCCGCGCTGACCGGTGCACGCTGGTTCACGTCGAGCTACAGCAACGACCAGGGCGGTCAATGCGTTGAGAGTGCCCGGCTGGGCGGGTCAAGGATGGCCGTCCGTGACTCCAAGGACCCGGAGCAGGGGGTTTGCGTCTTCCCGGCCGCCGCCTGGCTCGCGTTCATCGATGAGGTTAAGGACGGCGACACCGTTGCGTCGTGACTCCTGACAAGAAGGCCTCTGCCAGAAGCTTGAACTTGAGCTGGCGGGGGCCTTCGTTGCGTCAGCGGCCCGGGTTGGTGTGCCAAGGCGTGATCCTGCACGAAGAAGCGTTCAGAGACTGGGCGATGCTCGCCGGCCGCTGAGGCGCCGACTCCGCACTTGTCCCGCGCAAGCCGGTCCGGCCCGGCTCGATCCCGTACCGTGACCGGCTCCACCGGGTCGTGGCAGTCGCGACCCGGTGAGTC
This sequence is a window from Streptomyces sp. NBC_01217. Protein-coding genes within it:
- a CDS encoding helix-turn-helix domain-containing protein; this encodes MITDAESATPALCRLQLGRELRQLRQEAELTSTQVVRKLLCSPSKLTRLEMGENAVVETADVMALCEIYQAAPEKRALLLGYAAVTKTKKDWWQSPEYRPAIAPSFKAYLGLEATAQALHNYEGEFVPGLLQTEDYVRAIHQRAHEGLSHDEIDRLVAVRMTRQEALHRESAPLKFAAIINEAVLYRQVGGAAVMRAQVRHMAELATHPAVRVQVVPYKTGAHAGMNGAFTLLRFDDAQSIVYLENLGGASVTRRRADVTLYEEAFTDLQILAVGPQESLGMIREAIKEH
- a CDS encoding DUF397 domain-containing protein, which codes for MTTHAALTGARWFTSSYSNDQGGQCVESARLGGSRMAVRDSKDPEQGVCVFPAAAWLAFIDEVKDGDTVAS